In the genome of Firmicutes bacterium HGW-Firmicutes-1, one region contains:
- a CDS encoding C4-dicarboxylate ABC transporter permease: MKIFEKHKTKKQTPKTPPHTFIILFILVLVACLLTYIIPSGAFERVFNEKVGQTLLVPGSYILVEQSPVPPWLIFHKFYEALCLPKTASLMWLLLITGGAFEVILHTRCLTKLCTQSLRFFRGGELWIIPIFVALFSIFGFTMGMTTASVIFVPLGIAAASTLGLDRMSGVAMIMLGVNAGFTAGIFNPFSVGTAQTIAELPLFSGAWLRWLTLPVLIAVTSAYIMHYAKSHRAERDDPTLEIQENETMNHGEKFSLTVFVAGFLILTLGISLWRWETVNIVVAFLVIGIAVGLAAGYSFYDICELFISGSKKMMKGVMVVGIAATIRLILTDGNILDTITYQLTGLVYQLPPTLQLLGMFIFNALINFLITSGSAKAALIMPIMTPMADSLALSRQAAVYAFQLGDGLTNVASPISTTLNGVLAVSEITYEKWIRFYGPLVGIYMGVGALLVVFSEFIGY; encoded by the coding sequence ATGAAGATATTTGAAAAGCACAAGACTAAGAAGCAAACACCAAAAACCCCACCCCATACATTTATAATCTTATTTATATTGGTTCTAGTAGCCTGTCTACTTACCTATATCATACCCTCCGGAGCTTTTGAGCGGGTATTTAATGAAAAGGTAGGACAAACTCTATTGGTTCCGGGTAGCTACATTCTTGTAGAACAAAGTCCGGTTCCACCTTGGTTGATCTTTCATAAGTTTTATGAAGCGTTGTGTTTACCTAAAACGGCATCATTGATGTGGCTGCTTCTGATCACTGGAGGTGCTTTTGAAGTTATTTTACATACCCGATGCCTGACGAAATTGTGCACGCAATCATTAAGATTCTTTCGAGGCGGGGAACTATGGATTATACCGATATTTGTCGCCTTATTCTCGATTTTCGGATTTACAATGGGAATGACTACAGCGTCCGTTATTTTTGTACCGCTGGGGATAGCAGCAGCCAGTACGTTGGGCCTCGATAGAATGTCAGGAGTGGCAATGATTATGCTGGGTGTTAATGCAGGATTTACAGCAGGTATTTTTAATCCTTTCAGTGTGGGAACAGCCCAGACAATCGCAGAATTGCCTTTGTTTTCCGGAGCCTGGTTAAGATGGTTGACGTTACCGGTTTTAATTGCAGTTACAAGTGCATATATAATGCACTATGCAAAATCACATAGAGCAGAACGTGATGATCCTACTTTAGAGATTCAGGAAAATGAGACGATGAACCATGGTGAGAAATTCAGTCTTACCGTTTTTGTAGCAGGGTTTTTGATTTTGACACTGGGCATATCGTTATGGCGTTGGGAAACGGTTAACATTGTGGTCGCTTTTTTAGTGATTGGTATAGCAGTAGGATTAGCTGCCGGATACAGTTTTTATGACATCTGCGAGCTTTTTATCTCTGGATCTAAGAAAATGATGAAAGGTGTCATGGTCGTTGGAATTGCAGCAACAATCCGACTCATACTTACCGATGGCAATATTCTTGACACAATTACATACCAATTAACAGGTTTGGTGTATCAGCTTCCTCCAACGCTGCAATTATTGGGTATGTTTATATTCAATGCACTGATTAATTTTCTGATTACGTCTGGTTCTGCGAAAGCTGCTCTGATTATGCCGATTATGACGCCTATGGCTGATTCTCTGGCCCTATCACGTCAGGCGGCTGTATATGCCTTTCAACTTGGAGATGGGCTGACGAATGTTGCCTCTCCGATTTCTACAACCCTAAATGGGGTTCTGGCAGTAAGTGAAATCACCTATGAGAAATGGATCAGATTTTATGGACCATTGGTAGGAATATATATGGGCGTAGGGGCTTTATTAGTAGTATTTTCAGAATTCATTGGATATTGA
- a CDS encoding DNA-binding response regulator, with protein MIKVLIADDQTLFRTMLETVLASDNEIEVIGTAANGMDAVQLALKYKPDIVLLDIQMPQKNGIEALGDIKEKLPKSKIIMLTTFENVESIIASANAGADGYLLKNMKPDILIMAIKCVYNGIVMIHKESYDIIFASKSGAHTKNEGRIEFGDISFDRTDIRIMAQVADGRTNKEIAQILNYSEGTIKNRISNILSITGLSDRTQISVFALKNNII; from the coding sequence ATGATTAAAGTTTTAATTGCAGATGACCAAACACTATTTAGAACGATGTTGGAAACCGTATTAGCCTCTGATAACGAAATTGAAGTTATTGGTACGGCAGCAAATGGGATGGATGCAGTTCAATTGGCGTTAAAATATAAGCCAGATATTGTTTTGCTGGATATCCAGATGCCGCAAAAAAATGGAATAGAGGCACTCGGTGATATCAAAGAGAAGCTTCCAAAAAGCAAGATCATTATGCTAACAACCTTTGAAAATGTAGAGAGCATTATAGCTTCTGCAAATGCGGGAGCAGACGGATATTTGCTTAAGAATATGAAACCAGATATCCTTATTATGGCTATAAAATGTGTTTATAATGGTATTGTGATGATTCATAAAGAATCATATGATATTATTTTTGCCTCTAAAAGCGGTGCGCATACAAAGAATGAAGGACGTATTGAATTTGGTGATATTTCTTTTGATCGTACGGATATTAGGATTATGGCTCAGGTTGCGGATGGTAGAACAAATAAAGAAATTGCACAAATACTCAATTATAGTGAGGGTACAATAAAAAATAGAATCTCTAATATTTTAAGTATAACAGGACTTTCGGATCGTACCCAGATTTCGGTCTTTGCACTAAAGAATAACATTATATAG
- a CDS encoding 2-enoate reductase translates to MTNKYQKLFEPLKVGQLTLKNRIAMAPLGMIAMSDPCGGFSENAQEYYIERAKGGTGLIITGVTNVNYNEFVPLVMPCATYQPLMFAKSCAPMNERIHAYDSKIFLQLTAGFGRVIIPHLMEKGIAPSKQENRWDPSIIHRAMTVDEIKELIASFVASAVVAKESKFDGVEIHAVHEGYLLDQFAISLYNKRTDEYGGDLLGRLKITTDIVKGIKAACGEDFPVSLRYSLKSFVKEIRKGALPGEDFIEKGKDIEEGIEAAKILVKAGYDLLNVDAGTYDSWYWSHPPMYFEKGMYREFGKILKENVNVPIILAGRMDNPEMACEALGTSCDIIGYGRPLLADPYLPEKIRTEKLEDIRPCLSCQQGCLDRLAHGLPLSCAVNPACGREKSLAIIPAVDKKNVLIIGGGLSGMETARVCAMRGHQVTLVEKGDQLGGNIIVGSVPDFKKDDRALLKWYTVQLEKLPVDIKLNFRADKKMIEKSNADVVIFATGSKPIKLDLGNKNNIYTADEILKDNKKAGDNIVFVGGGLVGCETALWLRQQGKNVAIVEAKPQILGGGEDMCFANYDMLKDLLVFNEVEVYRNSSIKTIMDDSVLVETPNGEKEIKADTVIVAVGYSSQKDLYDTMVGSNKIVYNVGDSRNVHNIMYAIWDANQIAREL, encoded by the coding sequence ATGACTAATAAATATCAAAAACTTTTCGAACCCCTTAAGGTGGGTCAACTTACCTTGAAAAATCGTATTGCTATGGCCCCTTTGGGAATGATAGCAATGTCAGATCCCTGTGGCGGATTTTCTGAAAACGCTCAGGAGTATTACATTGAACGTGCAAAAGGTGGTACAGGACTCATTATTACAGGTGTTACAAATGTAAACTATAACGAATTTGTACCGCTGGTAATGCCTTGTGCCACATATCAGCCCTTAATGTTTGCAAAATCTTGCGCTCCTATGAATGAAAGAATTCATGCTTATGATTCTAAAATCTTTCTTCAGCTTACTGCGGGATTTGGTAGAGTTATAATCCCACATTTAATGGAAAAGGGCATTGCCCCATCAAAACAGGAAAACAGATGGGATCCATCTATTATACATAGAGCGATGACAGTTGATGAAATCAAGGAATTGATCGCATCTTTTGTTGCCAGCGCTGTTGTTGCAAAGGAATCAAAATTCGATGGTGTTGAGATTCATGCTGTACATGAGGGATATCTTTTAGATCAGTTCGCTATTTCCCTATATAATAAACGTACAGATGAATATGGCGGAGATTTATTAGGCCGATTAAAGATTACTACTGATATTGTAAAAGGTATTAAGGCTGCTTGCGGCGAGGATTTCCCAGTATCGCTACGTTACAGTTTGAAGAGCTTTGTCAAAGAAATTCGTAAAGGTGCGTTACCTGGTGAGGATTTTATTGAGAAGGGAAAGGATATTGAGGAAGGTATTGAAGCCGCTAAAATCTTAGTGAAGGCTGGCTATGATCTTTTAAATGTAGATGCAGGAACCTACGATTCATGGTATTGGAGTCATCCGCCTATGTACTTTGAAAAAGGTATGTATCGGGAATTTGGTAAAATTTTAAAGGAAAATGTAAATGTTCCAATTATTCTTGCAGGAAGAATGGATAATCCAGAAATGGCCTGTGAGGCACTTGGCACATCATGTGATATTATCGGATATGGCAGGCCTCTGCTTGCAGATCCTTATTTACCAGAAAAAATTCGTACTGAAAAACTAGAAGACATTCGTCCCTGTTTGTCTTGCCAACAAGGTTGCTTAGATAGACTTGCTCATGGTTTACCACTTTCATGTGCAGTAAATCCAGCCTGTGGTAGAGAAAAATCTTTGGCAATCATACCAGCTGTAGATAAGAAAAATGTATTGATTATTGGTGGTGGTCTTTCAGGTATGGAAACAGCACGAGTTTGTGCGATGCGGGGTCATCAGGTCACGCTTGTGGAAAAAGGCGACCAACTGGGTGGCAATATTATTGTGGGTTCTGTACCTGATTTCAAGAAAGATGATCGTGCACTTTTAAAATGGTACACGGTACAGCTTGAGAAACTTCCAGTGGATATTAAGCTCAACTTTAGAGCTGATAAAAAAATGATTGAAAAATCCAATGCGGATGTTGTTATTTTTGCAACTGGTTCAAAACCTATAAAACTAGACTTAGGTAATAAAAATAATATATATACAGCAGATGAAATACTAAAAGATAACAAAAAAGCAGGTGACAATATTGTCTTTGTTGGTGGAGGTTTGGTTGGTTGTGAAACAGCATTGTGGCTACGTCAGCAGGGTAAAAATGTTGCAATTGTAGAAGCAAAACCACAGATACTTGGTGGCGGAGAAGATATGTGCTTTGCAAATTATGATATGCTCAAAGATCTCTTAGTCTTTAACGAAGTGGAAGTGTATCGTAACTCATCCATAAAAACGATAATGGATGATTCCGTCTTAGTGGAAACACCAAATGGAGAGAAAGAAATAAAGGCAGATACTGTCATCGTTGCTGTGGGATATAGTTCTCAAAAAGATCTTTATGACACAATGGTAGGTTCAAATAAGATTGTTTACAATGTTGGTGATTCCCGTAATGTACATAATATTATGTATGCAATATGGGATGCTAACCAAATAGCAAGAGAACTGTAA
- a CDS encoding photosystem reaction center subunit H: MLNKAKILKNYTLNSLDGEIGKVKDFYFDDRTWAIQYLIADTGNWLTGRKVLISPNFIVSINKEEEYITINLTKSQIENSPALDSDKPVSNQFQVEFHGYFESPIAVAGMGYGGTGAPIPYIPIKNYDEKFVKNDKEANEWDPNLRSTHYVSGYNIQALDDTIGHVDDFIIDDDTWDIQYLEIDTKKWLFGRKLLISPKWIESVSWNELKVFVNLSCEEIKQSPEYTEASILDRNYETRLHKHYNRTAYWLDRQELKDKCNK, from the coding sequence ATGTTAAACAAAGCTAAAATACTAAAGAATTATACATTAAACAGCCTTGATGGGGAAATTGGAAAAGTGAAAGACTTCTATTTTGACGATCGAACCTGGGCTATTCAATATCTGATTGCTGATACAGGAAACTGGTTAACGGGTAGAAAAGTGTTAATTTCACCTAATTTTATAGTCTCCATTAATAAAGAAGAGGAGTACATTACTATTAATCTGACTAAAAGTCAGATTGAAAACAGCCCAGCATTGGATAGTGATAAGCCAGTCTCAAATCAATTCCAGGTGGAATTCCATGGATATTTTGAATCACCCATAGCAGTGGCTGGGATGGGATATGGAGGAACTGGGGCACCGATACCTTACATACCTATTAAAAATTACGACGAAAAGTTCGTAAAAAATGATAAAGAGGCGAATGAATGGGATCCGAATTTACGTAGCACACATTATGTGAGCGGATACAATATTCAAGCCCTAGATGATACCATCGGTCACGTTGATGATTTTATTATAGATGATGATACTTGGGATATACAATATTTAGAAATCGACACAAAAAAATGGCTATTTGGAAGAAAACTTCTCATTTCACCAAAGTGGATAGAGAGCGTTAGTTGGAATGAGTTAAAAGTATTTGTAAATCTTAGCTGTGAAGAAATAAAACAGTCACCAGAGTACACAGAAGCATCTATACTAGATCGAAACTATGAGACAAGACTACATAAGCATTATAACCGTACGGCATATTGGCTTGATAGACAAGAGTTAAAGGATAAATGCAACAAGTAA